The Chloroflexota bacterium genome has a segment encoding these proteins:
- a CDS encoding GuaB3 family IMP dehydrogenase-related protein, with product MSVRIYKEMRRCYGFEEVAIVPGDVTVNPEQTCVDFQLGGLNLPIPIVAAAMDAVVDPAFAVLFSKLGGLAVLNLEGVQARYDNPEDVLAEIVQAPASQVAPLLQKVYSQPIKEKLIGERIRSIKQKGGVCAASITPANAKRFASLVAESGADVLVVQSTVTTARHISKSLCGLAFSELCQSIPIPVVVGNCVSYSAALELMRTGISGLLAGVGPGATCTTRQVLGIGVPQVTATMDCAAARDEYFQESGRYVPVITDGGIHAGGDLCKAFVAGADAVMLGAILAQAEESPGRGYHWGMSSPHPALPRGRRIKVETHAPLEQILFGPTTVSDGTQNLVGALRTAMGVCGAATIAQMHQVEMVIAPAIRTEGKSWQFQQACSQ from the coding sequence ATGTCTGTTCGTATATATAAGGAGATGAGGCGCTGTTACGGCTTTGAGGAAGTGGCCATAGTACCTGGTGACGTGACGGTCAATCCCGAACAGACGTGTGTCGATTTCCAGTTAGGCGGCCTGAACCTCCCTATTCCCATAGTGGCGGCAGCTATGGATGCTGTTGTCGACCCGGCTTTTGCTGTGTTGTTCAGCAAGCTTGGCGGTCTAGCAGTGCTTAACCTCGAAGGAGTGCAGGCCCGTTACGATAACCCAGAGGATGTTCTGGCGGAAATTGTTCAAGCCCCCGCTAGTCAAGTTGCACCTCTGTTGCAGAAGGTCTACTCGCAGCCAATAAAGGAGAAGCTCATTGGTGAGCGTATCAGATCAATCAAGCAAAAGGGAGGAGTCTGTGCTGCTTCAATTACGCCGGCAAATGCTAAGAGATTTGCCTCCCTTGTTGCTGAATCAGGTGCAGATGTACTGGTAGTTCAATCTACTGTTACTACTGCGCGACATATATCCAAGAGTCTCTGTGGACTGGCGTTTTCAGAGTTGTGCCAGTCAATACCCATTCCGGTTGTGGTGGGGAATTGTGTGAGCTACAGCGCTGCTCTAGAATTGATGAGAACAGGCATTTCCGGCCTTCTTGCTGGTGTTGGTCCAGGGGCGACCTGTACCACGAGACAAGTTCTGGGAATAGGGGTACCTCAGGTGACTGCTACCATGGATTGTGCTGCCGCTCGAGACGAGTATTTCCAGGAAAGCGGGAGGTATGTCCCCGTAATCACCGATGGCGGCATCCATGCTGGAGGCGACCTGTGCAAGGCCTTCGTGGCAGGTGCTGATGCTGTGATGCTAGGTGCCATTCTGGCTCAGGCTGAGGAGTCACCAGGCCGAGGATATCATTGGGGTATGTCCAGCCCTCACCCAGCACTGCCTCGAGGTAGACGGATCAAAGTGGAGACACATGCCCCATTGGAGCAGATCCTTTTTGGTCCCACCACCGTTAGTGATGGAACCCAAAACCTGGTTGGTGCATTGCGCACTGCCATGGGCGTTTGTGGTGCTGCCACTATTGCTCAGATGCACCAGGTTGAAATGGTGATTGCACCAGCAATAAGGACGGAAGGTAAATCTTGGCAATTTCAACAAGCCTGCTCTCAGTAG
- the argF gene encoding ornithine carbamoyltransferase, which translates to MAISTSLLSVADLSADDIWHLIKNAISLKQGGSPTLLKGKVLALVFEKPSLRTRVSFEVGMWQLGGHAVYLSPGEVGLGKRERISDVARTLSRFVNGIVARTFSHQTVELLAQHSSVPVINGLSDYEHPCQALGDLLTIYEKKGVLRGLHLAFVGDGNNVSRSLLMAASLVGMDFYIASPLGYGLEDAIVNHAQGFASQSNSHIFVTSDPRLAVTNADIVYTDVWTSMGQEAEAEARRLAFASYQVDTEILSLAKEGALFMHPLPARHGEEVAEGLIDHPQSVVFDQAENRLHIQKAVLLKMLGGQAA; encoded by the coding sequence TTGGCAATTTCAACAAGCCTGCTCTCAGTAGCTGATCTGAGTGCTGATGACATCTGGCACCTTATCAAGAATGCCATCAGCTTAAAACAAGGGGGAAGCCCCACGCTTCTCAAGGGAAAGGTACTTGCTCTCGTTTTTGAGAAGCCCTCTCTTCGTACCCGTGTTAGTTTTGAGGTGGGTATGTGGCAGTTGGGTGGGCATGCTGTCTATCTATCCCCTGGTGAGGTAGGCCTGGGAAAGAGGGAGAGGATTTCTGATGTAGCACGGACATTGAGCCGCTTTGTGAATGGTATAGTGGCTCGAACCTTTTCACATCAAACCGTGGAGCTCTTAGCGCAGCATTCTAGTGTGCCGGTTATAAACGGTCTTTCGGACTATGAGCACCCTTGTCAGGCGCTTGGCGATTTACTGACTATCTATGAGAAGAAAGGGGTTCTGAGAGGCTTGCATCTTGCTTTTGTTGGCGATGGTAACAATGTATCCAGGAGTCTGCTTATGGCCGCCTCTTTGGTTGGGATGGACTTCTATATTGCCTCGCCGCTAGGCTATGGGTTAGAGGATGCGATTGTTAACCATGCTCAGGGATTTGCCTCACAGAGCAACTCACATATCTTTGTGACCTCAGACCCTCGCCTTGCCGTGACAAATGCTGACATTGTCTATACTGATGTGTGGACTAGTATGGGACAGGAAGCTGAAGCAGAAGCTCGTCGCCTCGCTTTTGCTTCGTATCAGGTGGACACTGAAATCTTGTCATTGGCTAAAGAAGGCGCCCTCTTCATGCATCCCTTGCCAGCCCGCCATGGAGAAGAGGTTGCTGAAGGGCTCATTGACCACCCTCAGTCTGTGGTCTTTGACCAGGCAGAGAACCGGCTCCATATTCAAAAAGCAGTTTTGTTGAAGATGCTGGGTGGGCAGGCTGCGTAA
- the der gene encoding ribosome biogenesis GTPase Der, producing MTRPIVSIIGRPNVGKSTLFNRLIGDRRSIVEDLPGTTVDRIHTDISFEGHEFTLVDCGGLEIKPGSAIRQKVKEQVETAITEADLVLFLVDVQNGVVPADEEIADILRRSQKSVLLVVNKVDNPKHESGIIQFYELGAGEPIPVSAYHGRGMNDLLDKIISNLPSLTATPTPVEPELLMRIAIVGRPNVGKSLLVNTLLGEERVIVDEVPGTTRDAVDTVLLYDGEKVVLIDTAGIRKRGQIEQGIERHSLTRTLRAIDRSDVVVLLIDAVEGIAAQDLHILGLIQKAFKGAILGVNKWDLIEVKDVAAWAEMVKQKARFMSYVEILFLSAKTGFGVEEILPAARKIYEERLKRLDPSILDQVVRDAEAARQSPKSGHRRLKLRKAVQTAVNPPTFVFFVNDPKLVHFSYQRYLENKIRKISGFHGTPLRLLFKGRGGETAQNS from the coding sequence ATGACCAGACCTATTGTGTCTATCATAGGCAGACCCAACGTTGGTAAATCTACACTGTTCAATCGCCTTATTGGTGATAGAAGGTCTATAGTCGAAGATTTGCCAGGGACAACCGTTGACAGAATCCATACTGACATCTCTTTTGAGGGGCATGAGTTCACCCTGGTGGATTGTGGTGGGCTGGAGATTAAGCCGGGGTCTGCTATAAGGCAAAAGGTTAAGGAACAGGTAGAGACAGCGATTACTGAAGCTGATCTAGTACTTTTCCTGGTGGATGTCCAGAATGGTGTAGTGCCGGCTGACGAAGAAATAGCGGATATTTTGCGTCGGTCGCAGAAATCGGTGTTGCTGGTGGTCAACAAGGTGGACAATCCTAAGCATGAGAGTGGGATAATCCAGTTCTATGAGCTTGGTGCAGGTGAACCTATACCTGTCAGTGCTTATCATGGCAGAGGGATGAATGATCTGTTGGATAAGATAATTAGTAACTTGCCATCTCTTACCGCTACTCCTACCCCTGTGGAGCCGGAATTATTGATGAGAATCGCCATTGTCGGTAGGCCTAATGTAGGTAAATCGTTGTTGGTGAATACTCTTTTGGGTGAGGAACGAGTTATCGTTGATGAAGTCCCTGGAACAACTCGTGATGCTGTGGATACAGTCTTACTTTATGATGGTGAGAAGGTAGTCCTTATTGATACAGCAGGAATAAGGAAGCGCGGGCAGATTGAACAGGGCATAGAACGGCATAGCCTAACACGCACCTTGCGTGCTATTGACCGATCTGATGTCGTTGTGTTGCTTATTGATGCGGTTGAAGGTATTGCAGCTCAGGATCTTCATATACTGGGCCTTATTCAGAAGGCCTTCAAGGGGGCGATACTGGGAGTCAATAAATGGGATCTGATTGAGGTAAAGGATGTAGCTGCATGGGCAGAGATGGTGAAACAAAAGGCGAGGTTTATGTCATACGTAGAGATTTTGTTTCTGTCTGCCAAAACGGGATTCGGTGTGGAGGAGATTCTGCCTGCGGCAAGGAAGATTTATGAAGAGAGGCTAAAGCGTCTGGATCCTTCAATACTGGATCAAGTTGTCAGGGATGCAGAGGCGGCTCGCCAATCCCCGAAGAGTGGCCACAGGCGTCTTAAACTCCGCAAGGCTGTACAAACGGCGGTTAATCCGCCTACCTTTGTCTTTTTTGTTAATGATCCCAAACTGGTTCATTTTTCCTATCAGCGCTACTTA